From the genome of Phytohabitans rumicis, one region includes:
- a CDS encoding ABC transporter permease, with translation MTMAFQLTRATGADRSAWLAAVMNRLQQLLAFASLIVIFTFFSFANSAFPTYSNVINILFSTVVIGTLALGTTFVIITGGIDLSIGTGMALCAVMSGVFIVNAGLPVVIGVPLAILFGGLIGLINGFNVAVLKIPPFIATLAMMLVAQGLALVISKSAPIYFSDHPGYIKISTGELIPALNIPNAVLVLLAAAVIAGFVLSKTLLGRYTYSIGSNEAATALSGIDVRRWKVVIYTLAGLFTGLAGVMISARLGSAQPATGMGYELQAIAAVVIGGTSLAGGKGSIIGTVIGALIISVLNNGLQIMSIPQEWQNVILGLVILVAVYADMVRKKEA, from the coding sequence ATGACGATGGCGTTCCAGCTCACCCGCGCGACGGGCGCCGACAGGTCCGCCTGGCTGGCCGCCGTCATGAACCGCCTCCAGCAACTGCTGGCCTTCGCGAGCCTCATCGTGATCTTCACGTTCTTCTCGTTCGCGAACTCGGCCTTCCCGACGTACTCGAATGTCATCAACATCCTGTTCAGCACCGTCGTGATCGGGACGCTCGCGCTGGGCACGACGTTCGTCATCATCACCGGCGGCATCGACCTGTCCATCGGTACGGGCATGGCGCTGTGCGCGGTCATGTCCGGCGTGTTCATCGTGAACGCCGGCCTGCCGGTCGTCATCGGCGTGCCGCTCGCCATCCTCTTCGGTGGCCTGATCGGTCTGATCAACGGCTTCAACGTCGCCGTCCTCAAGATCCCGCCGTTCATCGCCACCCTCGCGATGATGCTCGTCGCGCAGGGGCTCGCCCTGGTGATCTCCAAGAGCGCGCCGATCTACTTCAGCGACCACCCCGGCTACATCAAGATCTCGACCGGCGAGCTGATCCCGGCGCTCAACATCCCGAACGCCGTACTCGTGCTGCTCGCCGCCGCGGTGATCGCCGGCTTCGTGCTGAGCAAGACGCTCCTCGGCCGCTACACGTACTCCATCGGCAGCAACGAGGCCGCCACCGCGCTGTCCGGCATCGACGTACGTCGATGGAAGGTCGTCATCTACACCCTCGCCGGGCTCTTCACCGGCCTGGCCGGCGTGATGATCTCGGCCCGTCTCGGCTCCGCCCAACCCGCCACCGGCATGGGCTACGAACTCCAGGCCATCGCCGCCGTCGTCATCGGCGGTACGTCGCTGGCCGGTGGCAAGGGCTCGATCATCGGCACCGTGATCGGCGCCCTCATCATCTCGGTCCTCAACAACGGCCTGCAGATCATGTCCATCCCGCAGGAGTGGCAGAACGTCATCCTCGGCCTGGTCATCCTCGTGGCCGTCTACGCCGACATGGTGCGCAAGAAGGAAGCCTGA
- a CDS encoding ABC transporter substrate-binding protein: MKRNRILAAVAVTAIALVTAGCGDDGSTGTGSDQKYIAIVSKGFQHQFWQAVKKGAEDEAAKQGVRITFEGPATEADIEAQTTMLTNALAKKPDAIGFAALDSKAAAPLMEQAKSANIPVIAFDSGVDSDVPLTTAATDNKAAAGEAAKHLSELIGGSGKVALVVHDQTSVTGRDRRDGFTDWMKANAPGIQVLPVQYGGGDQAKSADITKSILRANPDVKGIYGANEGSAIGVIKGIEESGKKGVVVVGFDSGQAQIDAIKNGTEAGAITQNPVGMGAALVKAAVDALNGTSLPKTIDTGYFWYDKTNIDSPEIQAVLYK, from the coding sequence ATGAAAAGAAATCGAATTCTCGCCGCCGTTGCCGTGACCGCCATCGCCCTCGTCACCGCCGGGTGTGGCGACGACGGGTCCACTGGCACCGGCAGTGATCAGAAGTACATCGCGATCGTCTCCAAGGGCTTCCAGCACCAGTTCTGGCAGGCCGTCAAGAAGGGCGCCGAGGACGAGGCGGCCAAGCAGGGCGTACGCATCACGTTCGAGGGCCCGGCCACCGAGGCCGACATCGAGGCCCAGACCACGATGCTCACCAACGCCCTGGCCAAGAAGCCGGACGCCATCGGGTTCGCCGCTCTGGACAGCAAGGCCGCCGCACCGCTCATGGAGCAGGCCAAGTCCGCCAACATCCCGGTGATCGCCTTCGACTCCGGTGTGGACAGTGACGTACCGCTGACCACCGCGGCGACCGACAACAAGGCCGCCGCGGGCGAGGCCGCCAAGCACCTGTCCGAGCTGATCGGCGGATCAGGCAAGGTCGCTCTCGTCGTACACGACCAGACCAGCGTCACCGGCCGGGACCGGCGCGACGGCTTCACCGATTGGATGAAGGCCAACGCGCCCGGCATCCAGGTCCTGCCCGTCCAGTACGGCGGCGGCGACCAGGCCAAGTCCGCCGACATCACCAAGTCCATCCTGCGCGCCAACCCCGACGTCAAGGGCATCTACGGCGCCAACGAGGGCTCGGCGATCGGCGTGATCAAGGGCATCGAGGAGAGCGGCAAGAAGGGCGTGGTCGTGGTGGGCTTCGACTCCGGCCAGGCCCAGATCGACGCCATCAAGAACGGCACCGAGGCCGGCGCCATCACCCAGAACCCGGTCGGCATGGGAGCCGCCCTGGTCAAGGCCGCGGTGGACGCCCTCAACGGCACCTCGCTCCCGAAGACCATCGACACCGGCTACTTCTGGTACGACAAGACCAACATCGACTCCCCCGAGATCCAAGCCGTCCTCTACAAGTAG
- a CDS encoding gamma-glutamyltransferase, producing MTARTAPTAMIREWLGRFVARRESWSLITARGWHDRARGAALRGRCGRDDGGRGGGNALDAALAAAAALTVTYPHQCSVGGDLVAIVRPAGGTPRAVLSIGAAAAGTDVAALRARGDRMPAGGPDTVTVPGVVAGWAAIARLGARLPLADLLAPAIALARDGVPASTGLRRAIAARRDAIRADPGLRAVLPADGEPLVQPALADTLTAIAANWRTFYKGHLAHRLVAGLRALGSPLSITDFATHRAEVVEPLSTTVDGVRWYAAPPPAQGATLLGILGSADLVTAARQAQLRRDALLGDPRTGPVDVDALMLRRTVAAAATPALARPMGDTAAVTAVGDDGTAVTLIQSVYQSFGAGILDPATGIVLHNRGSAFSLDETHPGVLRPGSRPPHTLCPALALAGDAVVALGCQGGRSQPWILAQVAADVLAAGDLPALLSRPRWVIGARDIGRTDPTLLLEPGTPGGFSATAERLGLDLATTSGPHDDAGHVQVARLRGGTLDAASDVRADGRAVVR from the coding sequence ATGACCGCGCGGACCGCGCCGACCGCGATGATCAGGGAGTGGCTCGGGCGTTTCGTGGCGCGGCGGGAGAGCTGGTCCCTGATCACCGCCAGGGGTTGGCATGATCGCGCTCGCGGCGCCGCACTCCGGGGCCGTTGCGGCCGGGATGACGGTGGCCGCGGCGGGGGCAACGCGCTCGACGCGGCGCTCGCGGCCGCGGCGGCGCTGACCGTGACGTACCCCCATCAGTGCTCGGTCGGCGGCGACCTGGTGGCCATCGTGCGGCCCGCGGGCGGGACGCCCCGGGCGGTGCTGTCCATCGGCGCGGCGGCGGCCGGCACCGACGTGGCAGCGCTGCGGGCACGCGGCGACCGGATGCCCGCCGGCGGTCCGGACACGGTGACCGTGCCGGGCGTGGTGGCCGGCTGGGCCGCGATCGCCCGGCTCGGCGCCCGCCTGCCGCTGGCGGATCTGCTCGCGCCGGCCATCGCGCTGGCCCGGGACGGCGTACCGGCCAGCACCGGGCTGCGCCGCGCCATCGCCGCCCGGCGGGACGCGATCCGCGCCGACCCCGGCCTGCGGGCGGTGCTGCCGGCGGACGGCGAACCGCTGGTGCAGCCGGCGCTCGCGGACACCCTCACCGCGATCGCCGCCAACTGGCGCACCTTCTACAAGGGACACCTCGCACACCGGCTGGTGGCCGGGCTGCGCGCGCTCGGCAGCCCACTGTCCATCACGGACTTCGCCACGCACCGGGCGGAGGTCGTCGAGCCACTGTCGACCACAGTGGACGGTGTGCGCTGGTACGCCGCTCCCCCGCCCGCACAAGGGGCGACACTGCTCGGCATCCTCGGCTCCGCCGACCTCGTGACCGCCGCGCGGCAGGCTCAACTACGCCGGGACGCGCTGCTCGGCGATCCGCGTACCGGGCCGGTCGACGTGGACGCGCTCATGCTGCGGCGTACGGTCGCGGCCGCCGCGACGCCGGCCCTGGCGCGACCGATGGGCGACACCGCCGCGGTCACCGCGGTCGGCGACGACGGCACCGCGGTGACGCTCATCCAGAGCGTGTACCAGAGCTTCGGCGCCGGCATCCTCGACCCGGCCACCGGGATCGTGCTGCACAACCGCGGCTCCGCGTTCAGCCTGGACGAGACGCACCCGGGCGTGCTGCGTCCCGGCTCCCGGCCGCCGCACACGCTCTGCCCGGCGCTGGCCCTCGCCGGCGACGCCGTGGTGGCGCTCGGCTGCCAGGGCGGCCGGTCCCAGCCGTGGATCCTCGCCCAGGTCGCCGCCGACGTACTGGCGGCCGGCGACCTCCCGGCGCTGCTGTCCCGCCCGCGCTGGGTCATCGGCGCCCGCGACATCGGCCGCACCGACCCGACCCTGCTGCTCGAACCCGGCACGCCGGGCGGGTTCTCCGCGACGGCCGAGCGGCTCGGCCTCGACCTCGCCACCACCTCCGGGCCGCACGACGACGCGGGCCACGTCCAGGTGGCCCGGCTGCGCGGCGGCACGCTGGACGCCGCCAGCGACGTACGCGCCGACGGCCGCGCGGTGGTCCGATGA
- a CDS encoding cyclase family protein: MEIYDITLPIHPGMLHWGRKPEVEIVESLANGDASNVTRWRLGAHTGTHVDAPAHFVDGATPIDKVDLHTLVGPALVVDLTGVTGDVTVLDLEAAGVAGHRRVLLKTANSAGPLKQIERAPSWVGLSPEAAAWLIAQGVVLVGIDYLTIESHTHTDTWDAHHALLGAGVLILENADLDGVPPGDYELVCLPAKLVDADASFARAILIRRADRDDRADRADRDDQGVARAFRGAAGELVPDHRQGLA; the protein is encoded by the coding sequence ATGGAGATCTACGACATCACGCTCCCGATCCACCCCGGCATGCTGCACTGGGGCCGCAAGCCGGAGGTGGAGATCGTCGAGTCGCTGGCCAACGGCGACGCCTCCAACGTGACCCGCTGGCGGCTCGGCGCGCACACCGGCACCCATGTGGACGCCCCGGCACACTTCGTCGACGGCGCCACCCCGATCGACAAGGTGGACCTGCACACGCTGGTCGGGCCGGCGCTGGTGGTCGACCTGACCGGGGTGACCGGCGACGTGACCGTGTTGGATCTGGAGGCAGCCGGCGTAGCCGGGCACCGCCGGGTCCTGCTGAAGACCGCCAACTCCGCCGGGCCGCTCAAGCAGATCGAGCGCGCACCGTCGTGGGTCGGTCTGTCCCCCGAGGCCGCCGCCTGGCTGATCGCGCAGGGCGTCGTGCTGGTCGGCATCGACTACCTGACCATCGAGAGCCACACCCACACCGACACCTGGGACGCGCACCACGCCCTACTGGGCGCCGGCGTGCTCATCCTGGAAAACGCCGACCTGGATGGCGTGCCCCCCGGCGACTACGAGCTGGTCTGCCTCCCCGCCAAGCTGGTAGACGCCGACGCCTCCTTCGCCCGCGCCATCCTGATCCGCCGCGCCGACCGCGATGACCGCGCGGACCGCGCCGACCGCGATGATCAGGGAGTGGCTCGGGCGTTTCGTGGCGCGGCGGGAGAGCTGGTCCCTGATCACCGCCAGGGGTTGGCATGA
- a CDS encoding creatininase family protein: MSEVDLGGTGTPVRWAELTWPESGSAAAALDAVIIPVGATEQHGPHLPLNVDSLICEAVALEVSALTGVPVVPTLTYGVSASHGDFAGTVALRPETLIAVVEDVVDSLHASGIRQFVLLNGHIWNNGSLDVSAEKLRVRHRDSRVRALGYVTMYPGPEVDGHVTYGRALMHANYFETSVMLHLHPSLVRMDRATSHRDVDSFWDYRMDQVSSTGVWGRDVSEANAEHGKAEFERCVLTTARAVAAAVREPWPTPTHRP, from the coding sequence ATGTCCGAAGTAGACCTGGGCGGGACCGGCACCCCGGTGCGGTGGGCCGAGCTGACCTGGCCGGAGAGCGGAAGCGCCGCGGCGGCCCTCGACGCGGTCATCATTCCGGTCGGAGCGACCGAGCAGCACGGCCCGCACCTGCCGCTCAATGTGGACAGTCTGATCTGCGAGGCGGTCGCGCTGGAGGTGTCCGCGCTGACCGGGGTGCCGGTCGTACCGACGCTCACGTACGGCGTGTCCGCCTCACACGGCGACTTCGCCGGCACCGTGGCACTGCGCCCGGAGACGCTGATCGCCGTGGTGGAGGACGTCGTCGACTCCCTGCACGCCTCCGGCATCCGGCAGTTCGTGCTGCTCAACGGGCACATCTGGAACAACGGGTCGCTCGACGTGTCGGCCGAGAAGCTGCGGGTGCGGCACCGCGACAGCCGGGTGCGGGCGCTCGGCTACGTGACGATGTACCCCGGGCCGGAGGTCGACGGGCACGTCACGTACGGGCGCGCGCTCATGCACGCCAACTACTTCGAGACCTCGGTGATGCTGCACCTGCACCCCTCGCTGGTACGGATGGACCGGGCCACCTCGCACCGGGACGTCGACTCGTTCTGGGACTACCGGATGGACCAGGTCAGCTCCACCGGCGTGTGGGGACGCGACGTGTCCGAGGCCAACGCCGAGCACGGCAAGGCCGAGTTCGAGCGGTGCGTGCTGACCACCGCGCGCGCCGTCGCCGCAGCCGTACGCGAGCCGTGGCCGACGCCGACGCACCGTCCCTGA
- a CDS encoding cytidine deaminase translates to MIAPVTPPATMSAADAELLTRAQELLRRVWTAGRHEVATALRTADGGVHVGVHVEGSCRRSSICAEGVALGAALSSGTPLRVDSVVSVQVKPADRFRVIAPCGVCRELISDYSPDARIWLTSPASDEIVARRALDLLPEKSQRIW, encoded by the coding sequence ATGATCGCGCCGGTGACGCCGCCCGCCACCATGTCCGCCGCCGACGCCGAACTGCTGACCCGAGCCCAGGAACTGCTGCGCCGGGTGTGGACCGCGGGCCGGCACGAGGTGGCCACCGCGCTGCGCACCGCCGACGGCGGCGTCCACGTCGGCGTACACGTGGAAGGCTCCTGCCGTCGCAGCTCGATCTGCGCGGAGGGCGTCGCGCTCGGCGCCGCCCTGTCATCGGGTACGCCGTTGCGGGTCGACAGCGTGGTATCGGTGCAGGTCAAGCCGGCCGACCGGTTTCGGGTCATCGCGCCGTGCGGGGTGTGCCGGGAACTGATCAGCGACTACAGCCCGGACGCCCGGATCTGGCTGACCAGCCCGGCGTCTGACGAAATCGTGGCGAGACGGGCGCTCGACCTGCTGCCCGAGAAGTCCCAGCGGATCTGGTGA